The Haloterrigena turkmenica DSM 5511 genome includes the window CGTACTCCCGATCGACGGCGACGAACCGGAGATCGATCCGGTCGGTGAACTCGGGCGCGTAGGCCAGCCCCTCCGCCGGGGTCATTCCGCGTCGGATCTTGCCGCTCGGATGGAACGGATGGCCGTCGGTGACGATCCGCTCGAACGCGGCGGCGTCGTCGGCCGCCGGAATGCCGTCCGCGACGGCCTTGAGGGGCGATTCGCTCGTGCCGCCACCGTCGTAGTCGACCCGTCTCCCGTGAACGGTCCCCGCCAGCCGCGCGAGCGCGAGGTTGGCGACGCTCTCGGCCACTTCCCCGCGGATCCGCTCGGCCTGCTCGGGGTCGCTGAACGCGCCCTCGCACTCGAGGATCGGAACGAGGTCGACCGGATGCGCCAGTTCCGTACTTTCATCCTCGGACCAGCGGAGGACCGGCCCGGTCAACCGGAACCGATCATAGCCGTGTCGGGCCGCGATCGGGACGACGAGCGCGCTCCCGGAGGCCAGACACGGAACGATGCTGAGTTTCCGACACGTCTCGGGGACCGCACCGCGGACGTCCTCGACGATCGCTCGCAGAGTGGCTCCCTCGAGCGGGTCGCGGGGCGTCGATACGAGGTGCTCTCGCGGAGCGGCCGACTCGAGATCGACGAATCGGGCGGCGCGGACGCCGTCCGGATCGCCGCGGAGCACCCCGCGTGCGAACCGATGGAGAATCTCGCGGCGAGCGTCCTCGAGGGCCTCGAGGTAGGCCGCCTCGACAGGCCTCGAGAGATCGTGCTGTCGGGCGTAGTCGACCGCGGCGCCGAACGCCGCTCGGTCGGCGCCCGTACGAAGGGTGACGCGATCATGCGGCCCGCGGTTCGTCCCAGTCATAATGAATGGCGACGAACCGAGGTTCCACGCACGCGGGGTTAATTTTCCGGGCGGCGGTTCACGGGACGCGAATCAGTCCTCGTCGTCGCGGTCGACGCTCGGGTGCATCGTCGGCTGTTCGTCGAGCGGTTCGGCGAAGGCCTCTCGCATCGTCTCGCGGGCCCGCTCGTCGCGCTCGAGCCGTTCCTCGTCGTCGATCTCCTCGCAGCCCGGCGGCACGTCGCGGTCGCGGCCGGTGAAGTAGCCCTCGGGCGTGACCCAGTCCTGATAGAAGGCGACGTCGGCGTCGTAGATGACCGCGAGGGCGACTTTCGCTCCGTGGCCGGCCGCGACGACGGCCTGATGGGGTTCGTCGGCGATTCGGCCCGCGGCGTAGACGCCGTCGACGGCCGTCCGTCCGCCCTCGTCGACGCTCACGAAGTGCTTGTTACCCCGTTGCATCCGCCCGACGTCCAGCGGCTCGAGGTAGTCGCTGTTCGGCCACGAGGCCGCGACGATGCGACGCGTCTCGAGGGGGTCGCCGCCCTCGGTCTCGAGGACGAACCCGTTCTCGAGTTCGCCTTCGGTGACCGGTTCGGCGTGGGTCACGCGTCCGAGTTCGAATTCGGCACCCGCGTTCCGCGCCTGTTCGCGGCTCAGTTGCAGGTACCGACGGGCGTCGACGCCGTCCGGGAAACCAGGGTAGTTCTCGAGGCTGGCGTTTCGTGCGAGGATGGATTCGCCCCCGTCGATGACGAGGGTGTCCAGGCCCGCTCGAGCGGTGAAGATCGACGCGGCGAGGCCGGCGACGCCGCCACCGACGATGCAGAGATCTCGCATGGCGCGTCGTTGTGCGCGGCGCGTATAGAAGATTATCCTCTCTCGAACGTCGCAACTGTGCGAACGAGCATCGCTCATTACCTGGGAATTACCTCCGTCCGCTGGCAACGGGGATTTCCACACCCACCCCAGCCGATTTCTCCTCACGGGTGCGAAGCACCCGTTCGGATGGTTCGCGGGACCGACGGTCCCGCGCGATTCGCGTTTCGAGGCGCTCCCTTCGGTCGCGCCTCGCCGACAGCGCGCGCCACCGCCCATCGGTTCGACGGTCTTGAGTCCACGCTTTCCCTCCATCTGTCGATCACGCGAGTCGCTATGGACACTGGTTGTGTTTGCAGACGCCGTGGTAATGTGGGTGGCCCGACACTATTTTCCATCGCGGCACCGAAGTAGTCGGGCGATGTTCGCGACCATCGCGTTCGTGCTCGCGCTAGCTCTCGGCCCCTTCGTCGCCTTCCGCGCGTACGCTCGTCGGGTCGAGGCGACGGACGCACCGGTCGAGGATCGCCTCCACCGACTCAGACGGGTCCAGCAGGCCGGCGGCTTCGTCCTGCCGATCGCCGCCGTGATCGGCCTTCACTTCCTCGAGTTGATCGGCCGACCGAACGCCGTCGTCGGATCAGCGGGTCCCGAACTGTTCGGGATCGACGTCCTCGAGTTCGTCGCCATTACGGTCGTCTCGTTCGGGGTGGCGACCCTTCCACTCCTTTCGATGGCGCTTGGCACGTACCCGGCGGTCAGCTCGCTGCGGGACACCTCGGCGTCGGCGTGGCGGATCGTGAAGGGCGTCCTCGCGGCGATGGCGGCCGTCGCCGTCACGGTCGCGGTATCGATCGGGGGCCTGCTCGCGCTCGTCTCGACGGTCGGCTCGTCGCTGTCGGTTCTCGTCGGCGGCTTCGCCGTTCTCATCGCCGCCAGCTACGGCCTCTCGCCGTACCTGATCGCCGTCTTCCAGGACCGGGTGCCCCTCGAGGGTGCGGACCGCGAGCGCGTCGAGCGGCTCTGTACGGAACTGGGCTATCGGCCCCGCAGCCTCTATCTGTTCGAGGGCGGGTCGACCAAGACCGCGAACGCCCTCGTCGCGGGCACGGTTCCGGGGTTCCGGTACGTCTTCCTCACCGACTACCTCCTCGAGGCGTGCGACGACGACGAACTGCGGGCGATCCTCGCCCACGAATTCGGTCACGTCGCCGGCCGCCACCTCTGGCAGCGGGGGCTCCTGGCGGTGGCCGTCTTCGGTGGCTGGACGGTCGCGGTCGAGATTCTCGGCGTCGGCATCCTCGAGGACCGATTCGGATTCCTCGGGATCTTCCTGCCGCTGATGGCGGTGTTCGGGCTCTACCAGGTCGTCTTCCTCGGCGGCCTCGCGCGCTGGCAGGAGTTTCGGGCCGACGCCTACGCGGCCCGTCGGGCGGGTCGCGACGCGACGATCGCGGCCCTCGAGACGCTCGCCGACGCGAACGACACCCGCCGCGACGCGGGGCTGCTCTACAGTCTCGCGACCCAGCACCCGCCGATCGACGACCGACTCGAGGCGATCCGCGACGGGAGCGACGGCGCGGATCGGTCGCCGGTGACCCCGACCGAGTGAGCGGCGACCGCTCGTAGAAAAGCGAATTCTTACTTTCAGTTCCGTTGTAAGGGGGATCGTGGATAGAATTCTCCTCAGCACGCTCGCCTATCGCCCGCCCGAGGAGGTCTTTCCGTACGTGCGGTCGTTTACCGACTACCCGCGGTACACGGAACACCTCAAGGAGGTTCGCGTTCACGGCGACGGCGACGTCGGTTCGATCTACGACCTGAAACTGGCGTGGTGGAAGCTCAGCTACACCGCCCGCTCGAAGGTCGTCGCCATCGACGCGCCGTCGTCGCTCGAGTGGCGGCTGACCAACGACATCGACGCCCGCGGCGAGTGGCGCGTCGAACCGGAGCCCGAATCGGCCCCCGAGGGCGAGGAGACGGCGAGTCGGATCTACTTCGAGGCGATCTACGACCCGCACTCGGCCGACGAGAACACGCTCTCGCTGCCCCGGTTCGTCTCGCTGGACTGGGTCGTCAAGAAAGTCGAGCCGAAACTGCTCGGAGAGGCCCAGACGGTCGTCGAACGGCTCGTCGCGGACATCGAAGGCGAGCCCCGCGACGTCGAGTTGACGGTCCACGAGATGCCCTGACCGGCGGGACGGCCGGGGTGACGGTTTTCGGCCCGATGTATCCAATTTCGATCTGAGTCGGATTCTCACTAACGTCGGCCGACGCCCCGACGACCGATGAGCACCAGGAACAGGACGAACGCGACGAGCGTGGCGCACGCGAGCAGCGTCCACGCGTCGTCGTAGCCGCGAGCGTCGACGAGGTAGCCGAACGCCGGCGGCGCGACGAGCGCGCCCGAATTGAGCGCGAGTTGCCCGCCCGCCGTGGCGCTTCCGATCCCGTCGTTCGGCACGATCGAGCCGATACACGAGTAGTAGACGCCGGTGAAACCGAGGATGAACGCGCCGAGCAGCGCGAACAGTCCCAGGACGACGAGCGGCGGTTCGACGAACGGGATCGCCGCGAAGAGGACCGCCGAGACGCCCGCCTGAATCGCCAGGAGCACCAGCGTCGAGCGCGTCAGCGATCCGAACCAATTGTCGGCGATCCAGCCGAACCCGATGCGGCCGACGCTCCCGCTGGCCTGCGCGGCGGCGAGGGTCGCCCCGGCGAAGACCGAACTCGCGCCGACGACGTCGGTCACGTAGAGGAGCGTGTAGCCGACCGTGGTGAACAGCCCCGCGCCGAGGAAGAACCCCGCGGCGACGAGCAGTGCGTACTCCGGGTCCCCGACGTGCGTCCGGAGGGACGTTCCGGACTCGTCGGCGTCGCCGGTTCCGGCGTCGTAGCAGACGCGGAATGCGACGGTGACGACGGCCGCGACCGCGCCGGCCCCGAGAAACGCGACTTCCCAGCCGACGCGACTGGCGCTGAGCGGCACCAGTAGCGAGCTGAGGCCGCTCCCGGCGGTCACGCCCATCTGTTTGATGCCCATCGAGACGTTGAGCCGCTCGGCGGGGATCGCGTTGAAGACGGCCTTATTCGTCCCGGGGATCGCCGTCGCGTAGAAGGCTCCGAGGACGGCGACGGCACCCAGCAGAAGGGGGTACGTCGAAACGGCGGTTACGAGGACGGTCGTCGCGCCGAGGCCGGTTAGGCCGACGATCAGCACTCGAGCCTCACCGTACCGGTCGATGAGGCGGCCGACGGGCGCGACGCAGATCGTGTACCCGAGCATCAGCGCGGTCAACAGGAACCCGATCCGAGTTGTCGAAACGCCGAACTGCGCTCGAACGAACGGCGTGACCGCGTAGACGGCGTAGAAACAGCCGCTCGCGGCGACCTGCCAGGCGAGGATGAGGGCGGTGTACCCCTTCCAGCTCCGCGGCTGCAGATCGAGGGCGGTGCCCGGCACGGACTCGGTCGGCACGTTCATCGTCGCGTCTCGGCCTCCGTCCGTTCGCCGGCGTCGTCTCGATCGGAGCGGGTACGCGACGCTCGAGGGGAGAGCGCCGCGTTCGGTCCGCGGTCGTCGCTCCCGTAGTACCATCGCGCCGTCGCGCTGGGCGTCGGCGTCGATTGCTTCGTGTCAGTCATCGATCGTGATAGGGAGTACGCGTAGCTCGTCGGTCTCGAGGCTCGGTCAGCCGCGCACGTGATCTCGTACTCGGTTCCGCCGGGTTCGATCGCGAGAGGATCCAGCGATGCGCGACCCTCTCGCGGCGCCGCGCGATCGAACTCACCACAGCGTGTGCGGCCAGACGAAGGTGAACAGGAACCAGATGAGGCCGGTCAGAACCGCTGTCATGATGGCGTTCAGGATGAGTCCCGTTCGCAGCATGTGGCGCTGCTCGACGTAGCCACTCCCGAACACGATGGCGTTCGGCGGCGTCGCGACCGGAAGCGCGAACGCGAAACTCGCGGCGATCGTGCCGGCCACGGCGAGGAACAGCGACGTCGAGAAGTCGGTGAGGCCGAGCGTCGCCGAGAAGACGCTCCCGAGACTGATCAGGATGGGGACGATGATACTCGTCGTCGCGGCGTTGGACGTCATCTCGGTCAGGAAGATGACCAGCAGGACGACCACGGCGATGATGAGGACGATGGGCGACCCGACGAGCCCCCCGAAGACCGTCTCGGCGATCCACTCCGTCGCGCCGGTGTCCGCGAGGGCGTTCGCCAGCGAGATGCCGCCGCCGAACAGCAGCAGCGTTCCCCAGTCGATATCGACCAGTTCGTCCCACTCCATCGTGTCGGCCAGCACGAGCGCGGGCACCGCGGCGACGCCGACCAGCACGTAGTACAGCAGCCCCTGATGGCCGTCGACGCCGAAGACCGTCGCCCCCTCGCCGCCGAACAGCGACGTCATCCAGACGGTCGAGAGGTGCGGTTCGAAGAACTCACCGAGCCCGCCGACCATCCAGAGGCCGGCCGTCGCGGCGAAGATCACGGCGACTCGCTTGCCGCGCGTACTGAGTTCGCCCTCCGCAGCGAGTTGCTCCCTGGCGGTCGCTCGAGCCTCGGTGACGTCCGGAACCTCCGGCGGATAGAGGACGTAAGTGAGGAGGAGCCAGACCAGCGGGAGCGTCACGACGACGATCGGAAAGCCGACGAGGAACCAGTCGGCGAAGCCGACTTCGTAGTCCAGAACGGCGTTCAGCTGGCCGACGAGGATCGCGTTCGGCGGCGTGCCGATGATCGTGCCGACGCCGCCGACGCTCGCCGCGTAGGCGGTTCCCAGCAACATCGAGATCTGGATGTTCGTGAACTCGTTCGTCGTCGCCGATTCGACGGTTCCGCCGTCGGCGGCCGTTTCGGTCGGCTGATCGTCGGGGACCGGATCGTCGACCGAGGCGAGATCGTCGCGATCGAGCACCTGCGTGAGGACGCCGACCGCGATCGGCGTCATCATCGCCGTCGTCGCGGTGTTCGAGACCCACATCGACAACGTGGCGGTCACAACCATGATCGCGAGGATCAGCCGACGGGGCGAACTGCCCATCTTGGCGATGGTGTACAGCGCGATCCGCCGGTCGATGTCGTACTTCTGGATCGCGTTCGCGAGCATGAAGCCCGCCAGAAACAGAAAGATGATGTGATCGGCGAACCCCGATAGCGCGACGTCCATGTCGTCGTAGACGCCGGTGCCGGTCAGCAACAGCGGGATCGTCAACGCGGTAACCGCCAGCGGGAAGGTGCCCGTCACCCAGAGGAAGCCCGCGAAGAACATCGTCGCGAGCGCGTACTGGCCCGCTATCGAAAGACCGGTCGGAGACGGTGCGGCCGCGATCGCGACCGTCCCGATAACTGCGACGAGGAACTTGACGATTCGCTTGTTAGACTGGCTCATTCGACCGTGTATCATTGATACAGTCGATGATTATCATTATCGTCCTTAAGTCTTGTCATGGGGTCACATCCTGCGAAGCGCCGCCGAACGGCCGCTAAAAGTGACGAACGATCGCGCGGATCTGGTCTTCGGTGAGCTCCTCGCTGTAGAGTTCGAGGAGCGTTTGCCGGCGGGACCGGGAGAGGGACCGATTTCCGTTCTCGAGCATCGAGATGTGGGCCTGCATGAGCTCGGGAACCTCCCGCTCGACCGCCCGCTGCTCGTAGCCGGCCGCCACCCGAAGCAGCCGCCAGCCGAGGGGCGAGATCCGGTCCAGATCCAGATCCGGAACGTCAGAAGATGTCATACGTAGTCGGTGCAGTGAGTGTCAAAAGGCTTTGTTGAAATCGTTCGGCCGACGGCACTGTCTTTCCGCCCGATACGGTCGGGACGAAACAGGACGATCGGCGATCGACGATGGTCGATGACGATCGCTCGAAACCTCCCCGGGTCGGTCTCAGAGAGTGTAGTCCTCCTTGCCGTCCTCGCTCGAGAGGAACGCCTCGAGGAGATCGATCATCGCCGCGACGTCGTCGACGTGGGCGGCCTCGGTCGGCGTGTGGAGGTATCGCGTCGGAATCGAGATCGCGCCGACGGGTTTGGCGCCGTTGGAAAGCTGGAAGCCGGCCGTGTCGGTGCCCCCGGCGGGGAGGATCTCGCGCTGGTAGTCGATTTCCGCCTCGTCGGCGACCGACTGGAGCCGCTTGTGGACCTTCGGGTTCGTG containing:
- a CDS encoding SLC13 family permease is translated as MIHGRMSQSNKRIVKFLVAVIGTVAIAAAPSPTGLSIAGQYALATMFFAGFLWVTGTFPLAVTALTIPLLLTGTGVYDDMDVALSGFADHIIFLFLAGFMLANAIQKYDIDRRIALYTIAKMGSSPRRLILAIMVVTATLSMWVSNTATTAMMTPIAVGVLTQVLDRDDLASVDDPVPDDQPTETAADGGTVESATTNEFTNIQISMLLGTAYAASVGGVGTIIGTPPNAILVGQLNAVLDYEVGFADWFLVGFPIVVVTLPLVWLLLTYVLYPPEVPDVTEARATAREQLAAEGELSTRGKRVAVIFAATAGLWMVGGLGEFFEPHLSTVWMTSLFGGEGATVFGVDGHQGLLYYVLVGVAAVPALVLADTMEWDELVDIDWGTLLLFGGGISLANALADTGATEWIAETVFGGLVGSPIVLIIAVVVLLVIFLTEMTSNAATTSIIVPILISLGSVFSATLGLTDFSTSLFLAVAGTIAASFAFALPVATPPNAIVFGSGYVEQRHMLRTGLILNAIMTAVLTGLIWFLFTFVWPHTLW
- a CDS encoding SRPBCC family protein, which translates into the protein MDRILLSTLAYRPPEEVFPYVRSFTDYPRYTEHLKEVRVHGDGDVGSIYDLKLAWWKLSYTARSKVVAIDAPSSLEWRLTNDIDARGEWRVEPEPESAPEGEETASRIYFEAIYDPHSADENTLSLPRFVSLDWVVKKVEPKLLGEAQTVVERLVADIEGEPRDVELTVHEMP
- a CDS encoding NAD(P)/FAD-dependent oxidoreductase, which gives rise to MRDLCIVGGGVAGLAASIFTARAGLDTLVIDGGESILARNASLENYPGFPDGVDARRYLQLSREQARNAGAEFELGRVTHAEPVTEGELENGFVLETEGGDPLETRRIVAASWPNSDYLEPLDVGRMQRGNKHFVSVDEGGRTAVDGVYAAGRIADEPHQAVVAAGHGAKVALAVIYDADVAFYQDWVTPEGYFTGRDRDVPPGCEEIDDEERLERDERARETMREAFAEPLDEQPTMHPSVDRDDED
- a CDS encoding MFS transporter; its protein translation is MNVPTESVPGTALDLQPRSWKGYTALILAWQVAASGCFYAVYAVTPFVRAQFGVSTTRIGFLLTALMLGYTICVAPVGRLIDRYGEARVLIVGLTGLGATTVLVTAVSTYPLLLGAVAVLGAFYATAIPGTNKAVFNAIPAERLNVSMGIKQMGVTAGSGLSSLLVPLSASRVGWEVAFLGAGAVAAVVTVAFRVCYDAGTGDADESGTSLRTHVGDPEYALLVAAGFFLGAGLFTTVGYTLLYVTDVVGASSVFAGATLAAAQASGSVGRIGFGWIADNWFGSLTRSTLVLLAIQAGVSAVLFAAIPFVEPPLVVLGLFALLGAFILGFTGVYYSCIGSIVPNDGIGSATAGGQLALNSGALVAPPAFGYLVDARGYDDAWTLLACATLVAFVLFLVLIGRRGVGRR
- a CDS encoding M48 family metalloprotease, which codes for MFATIAFVLALALGPFVAFRAYARRVEATDAPVEDRLHRLRRVQQAGGFVLPIAAVIGLHFLELIGRPNAVVGSAGPELFGIDVLEFVAITVVSFGVATLPLLSMALGTYPAVSSLRDTSASAWRIVKGVLAAMAAVAVTVAVSIGGLLALVSTVGSSLSVLVGGFAVLIAASYGLSPYLIAVFQDRVPLEGADRERVERLCTELGYRPRSLYLFEGGSTKTANALVAGTVPGFRYVFLTDYLLEACDDDELRAILAHEFGHVAGRHLWQRGLLAVAVFGGWTVAVEILGVGILEDRFGFLGIFLPLMAVFGLYQVVFLGGLARWQEFRADAYAARRAGRDATIAALETLADANDTRRDAGLLYSLATQHPPIDDRLEAIRDGSDGADRSPVTPTE